TCATTCCCCTCGTTTTGCAACCTCAAGCTCGGCCACCGGGTACAAGCAGCTATGCTTGCTCCCGCCGTTACCTACACCTCGCCGCCGGCTGATAAGGCCCTGGCCGACCACCAGATTCTGCACGAATTTTATGGCCCTGTGCCCACGGCGCCCCGGCGCACGCCCATGCGGGAGCTGATTAGCACCATCCTTTCGCACCGCACCACCCACGCCGACGAGGAGCTGGCCTACGACCGGATGCTGGAAGCCTTCGGGGATTGGGCCGGGGTGCTGGCGGCGCCTACTGCGGAGCTGGCCCACGCCATCCGCACTACGCGCTGGCCCGATACCCAGGCCCCGCGCATTCAGGAAGTGCTGCGCCGAATTCAGGCCCAGACCGGGGGCGAGTTCATGCTGGATTTCTTGGCCGACTGGCCGCTGGAGCAAGCTATGCAGTGGCTGACCGACATGCCCGGCATCGGCTTGAAAACCGCCTCGCTGGTGCTGCTGTTCAACTTCCGCAAGCCTGTGCTGCCCGTGGATGCGCACGTGCACCGCGTGGCTCAGCGGGTAGGTTTTCTAGGGCCTAAAGTATCGGTGGAGAAGGCCCACGCGGTGCTGTTGGCTTTGCTGCCCACGGATGCCGAGCAGCTCTACAACTTTCATAAGCACAACTACTGGCACGGCCAGCAGATTTGCTTTTTCCTGAAACCCAATTGCGCCCGTTGTCCGCTCAAAGGCTTCTGCAACTACTACCAGGAGCACTACGGTCCGGCTACCGCCGAGGCCTTAGCCGCCACGCCCACCCAGTGGAATGCGGCCTGGGGCAAGCTGCCGCACTAAGGTAGCTACAAGCTGTAAGCGGCAAGCCACAAGCTATTTGGTGGAAATCAACTGGCGCCTGGGGCAACTCCGGCCGTCGAAAGCTACAAGCTTGTAGCTTGCAGCTTAAAGCTTGCAGCCCAAAGATTATGCGCTTGGTTCGTCATCCGGTTTTGTGCAACTACTACGTCACCTACCGGTGCAATGCGCGCTGCTCGTTCTGCGACATTTGGGAAAAACCTTCGCCCTATATCCGGCTGGAAGATGTGGAGCAGAACCTGCGGGACCTGAAGCGCCTGGGCGTGTCGGTGGTGGACTTTACGGGTGGGGAGCCGCTGCTGCACCGCCAGATTCACGAGTTTGTGGGCCTGGCCCACGACATGGGCTTTATCACTACGCTCACCACCAATTGCCTGCTTTACCCCAAGTACGCCGAGCGCCTGCGGGGCAAAGTAGATATGCTGCACTTCTCCCTGGACGCCTCCGAAAAAGAAGTGCACGACCGGGGCCGGGGCGTAGCCTGCTACGATTTTGTGCTGGAAAGCATTCGGGTGGCGCGCGAGCTGGGCGAGCGGCCCGATATCTTGTTCACCGTCTTCCGCCAGAACCTACAGGACCTGGAAAAGGTGTACCAGGAAATCACCCAGCCCAACAAGCTGCTGCTTATCCTGAACCCGGCGTTCGAGTACAACAGCGTGGAAACCGGGGAACAGCTGACCAGCGAGGAGCTTGACTACCTCTCGGCTTTTGGCAAGCGTCGGGGCGTATACCTGAACGAGGCTTTCGTGCAGCTGCGCCGCGACGGCGGCAACCACGTGGCCGCGCCCGTGTGCCGGGCGGCCAGCACCACCCTGGTCGTTTCGCCCAGCAACGAGCTGGTGCTGCCCTGCTACCACCTCGGCGAGCAGAAATTTCCCATCAATGGGCAGCTTTTCGAGCTCTACCATTCGCCCGCAGTGCAGCGCCTGGCCGCCCTGGAAGGCCGCCTGCCCCAGTGCGAGGGGTGCACCATCAACTGCTACATGCAGCCCAGCTTTGCCGTCGAAACCAGCAAATATTTCTGGCAAGCCCTGCCCAGCACGCTCAAGTACAACTGGGAAAAGGGCACGTGGAAGCGGATGGTGAAGTGGTGACTGGTCAGGCAAATGTTTATCCTTGCAACCCACTAACTCACCTCATGCCTGCTCTTATCCTGCCCGTTAACGGCGTCTTGCCCGAATTTGGCCCCGATTGTTTCCTGGCTGATAATGCCACCATTGCAGGCGACGTGGTGTGCGGAGCTGAGTGCACGTTCTGGTTTAATGCCGTGGTGCGCGGCGACGTGAACCGTATCCGCATCGGCGACAAAACCAACGTGCAGGACGGGGCCGTGCTTCACTGCACCTACCAGCGGGCGGCCACCACCATCGGCTCCCGCGTGAGCATCGGCCACAAGGCCATTGTGCACGGCTGCACCGTCGAGGACGACGTGCTCATCGGTATGGGGGCTATTGTGATGGACCACGCCGTGGTGGGAGCGGGCTGCATCATTGCGGCTGGGGCTGTGGTGCTGGAAAATACTCAGTGCGAGCCGGGCTACCTCTACGCCGGCGTGCCGGCCCGCCGCATCAAGCTAGTTAGTGAGGAGCAGCGCCGGAACATGCTGCGCACGGCCGATAATTATGTGCTGTATGCCAGCTGGTTCAAAGAAAAAACAACGGAATAAGTCAATAACCTGTCAGGTAGCTATTGTCGGTGGCAGCTATTCGATGTAGCTTTGCCGCTCACCATTTTCTACCTCTTTTTCTATGACCAAATTTTACTCTTACCTCGTTGCCGGGTGCATGGCCGTTGCTTCATTGGCGTCGTGCAGCCGTTCTCATTATGCGTTTAAACCCGCTGCCTCGGCTTACCACGGCACTGTAGCGGCCGCCCGGCCCGAAGCGCCAGCCCCCCAGGCTGCTCCGGCAGCCCCCGAGCAGGCCACCGCTGCGGTAGTAGCTCAGCCCGCTAAACGGGCAGAGAAGGTAGCCGCCAAAGCTCCTGCTAAAGTTCAAGTAGCCGCGGCGTCTTCGGCTCCGGCCAAGAAGGCCACCGCCCTGCAAAAGAAAGTAGCTGCCAAAGTAGTTAAGCAGTTCCGCAAGCACCAGGAAACGGCTTCCGCAACCGAGGCGCAGTCAAAGGCTGGCCGCGCCGCTATTGTGGCTGGCGTGGGCATCTTGCTATGGCTGCTGGGTTACGCGGCCGGTATCGGGCTGATTGCCCTGATTGGCTTCCTGGCTTTCATCGTAGGCATCATCCTGCTGATTGTAGCACTAATCAACGGCAACTAACCCGTTTTTATCATCCCAACCTCCCAACAAGAAAGGCTCCGCAACTTGCGGAGCCTTTCTTGTTGGGAGGTAAGTGGACCGACAGTTACAGTGCCAGCGTCTCATCGGCTTCTACTTCGCGCTCGGCGGTGTCGGTTACGCGGAGCTGCACCAGCTCCACGGCGCGGCGGGAGCGTTTCAGCACCCGGAACTCGTAGTTGTCGAGCACGGCCACGTCGCCTACTTCCGGAATGTTGCCGTAGATGACGTTGAGCAAACCGCCCACGGTTTCGTAGTCGTCGCCCTCGGGCAGAGGGTAAGGGAGGTACTCGTTGGCATCGGGGATGGGCGTGGCGGTGTTGACGCGGTATTCGTTGTCCGACACCTTTTCCACCACCGGCACCTCATTGTCGTACTCGTCCTGGATTTCGCCGACCAGCTCCTCCATGATGTCCTCGATGGTGACAATGCCCGACACTCCGCCAAACTCGTCGGACACGATGGCCATGTGCATGTGCTTGCGCTGAAACTGACGGAGCAAGCGGTTAATCTTTTTGGTTTCGGGCACGAAGTAGGCCGGCCGCATAATCTTGCTGAGCACGATAGGCTCCTGGCGGCGAATGATTTGCAGCAAATCCTTCACGTAGAGCACGCCCACGATGTTGTCGATATTGCCCTCGTACACCGGAATGCGCGAGTAGCCTTCGTTGTACACCGTTTCCAGCAGGGCATCCTGCGGGGTGCTCACGTCGATGGCAACAATCTTGGTGCGGGGCACCATGATTTGCTTTACCATCCGGTCATTAAACTGAAACACGTTCTCAATCAGCTCGTGCTCCGAGTCTTGCAGCTCCCCGCCCTGCTTGCTCTGGTCGAGCAGCAGGCGCAGCTCCTCGGTGGTGTGCACCTCGTGCTCCGAGGCCGGCTGAACGCCCATCAGGCGCAGCACGGCATTGGAAATCTTGTTCATCACCCAGATAACGGGGAAGGTGAGAAAGTAAAACGCCTGTAGCGGCACGGCCACCACCATGCTGGTCATCTCAGCCCGCTGAATAGCCAGAGACTTGGGCACCAGCTCCCCAAACACGATGTGCATGAACGTAATCAGGCCAAACGAAATGGGTACGGCAAGGCTGTGGGCGGCAGCATTGGTCATTTCATAGCCCAGGCCATGCACGATGGCCAGTACAATGTCAACCACCACTCCTTCCCCAATCCAGCCCAGCAGTAGCGAGGCAATGGTGATGCCCAGCTGCGTGGCCGAGAGGTAAGCATCCAGTTTGTGTAGCAGGCGCAGCGTGAGCTTGGCAAACCAGTTGCCCTCCTGTGCGCGCAACTCCATCTGCGAAAGGCGGACTTTAACAATAGCAAACTCAGCCGCCACGAAAAACCCATTTGCCAAAACCAGCAAGAGGGTAAGCAATATTTTTAAGCCCATAGGTGCGGAAGCAAGACTCGACCGGTCTGCATTCCTTTATGATACAAAAGTACGAGAATGAGGGCAAGCAGTTCGGTTGAGCTGCTGCGTAGCGGCTGCCGTAGCCAATTCGGTGAAACCCCAAGTAGTATCTTCTGGTTCAGGAGGCAGCCCGCCCGGCTACTTTCTGGGCTTCTGCCGTTCTTTGCCTCTGCCGTAGGGCCGGCCGGTTTGCGGTGGCTGGTGGCCGGGCTGTTTCTTTTTGTTGACATGCGTACTCGATTGTATACCTACCTGCCGGCCCTGATGCTGGCGCTGCTACTGGGGCTGCGCGCCCCCGCCCAGGTGCTGACGCCCACCAAGCTGAGCACTACCCTGAGCAAAACCACCGTGAAAGCCGGCGAAGAGCTGGACCTGGTAGTAAATGCCCGGATGGAAGACACCTGGCACCTCTACGCCACCGACTTCGACCCCGACCTAGGGCCCACGGTGTTTACGTTCAGCTTCCCGAAAAGCCCCGCCTACGAGCTGGTAGGGCCGCCCAAGTCCATCGGGGCCAAGAAGAAATTCGACGACGTATTCAAGGGCGACGTCACCTACTTCGAGAAGACCGGCCAGATTCGGCAGCGCATCCGGGTGTTGCAGCCCGGCCCGCTTACCATCAAGGCCGGCGTGGAGTACCAGACCTGCACCGACGTGGACGGCCGCTGCATCCCCGGCAGCGAAACCCTTACGTTTGGGCCGCTGGAAGTAACCGGCGGCGCCGTGCCACCTGCCCCGGCTGCTACTCCCGCTACCACGGCTCCCAAAGCTGCCCCAGCTCCGGCGTCTGGCGGGCCGGCCACGGCTCCAGCCCCCACCCCTGCGGCAACCCCTGCCACCGAAACCGCACCAGCTGCTACCACCGCCCCAGAGGCGGCGGCTGCTCCGGTTGCGCCGGCCGTTACGCCGGAGGTCAGCCCGGCCGCTGCCGCTCCGGCTGCAGTAGCTGCCGCAGCGGTTCCCGCTGGCACCAGCAACCAGCCGGCCGGGGTGGTGCTGAGCTTGTGGAAGTATCTGCTGCTAGCTTTCGGAGCCGGGCTGGTGGCTGTGCTCATGCCCTGCGTGTACCCCATGCTGCCCATGACCATTTCGCTGTTTACCAAGCAGAGCCGCAGCCGCGGCGAAGCCGTAGCCAAAGCGCTGGTCTACGGGCTGTCCATCGTAGCCATCTACACGGGGGTGGGAGTGGTGCTGAGCCTGGTTTTCGGGGCCGATGCGGCTAACCTCATCAGCTCCCACTGGCTGCCCAACCTGCTGTCCTTCGTCATTTTCGTGGTGTTCGGCCTGTCGTTTCTGGGGCTGTTTGAAATCAATGCCCCCAGCGGCTTGGTAAACAAAGTGGACGCCCAGGCCGATAAGGGTGGCTGGTCGGGGCTGTTCTTTATGGCCGCCACGCTGGTGCTGGTGTCGTTTTCGTGCACGGTGCCCATTGTGGGGTCGGTGGCCATTGCGGCGGCCAATGGGGAGCTGCTGCGGCCCACGCTGGGCATGCTGGCGTTTTCGGTGGCTTTTGCCCTGCCCTTCGTGCTGTTCGCCTTGTTCCCCACCTGGCTGAAGTCTATGCCCCGCTCCGGCGGCTGGCTGAACACGCTCAAAGTGACCCTGGGCTTTGTGGAGCTGGCTATGGCCTTCAAGTTCCTCAGCTCCGCCGACTTGTCGTACCACTGGGGCCTGCTGCCGCGGCCGGTGTTTCTGGCCATCTGGATTGCCCTGGCCCTGCTGCTGGGCCTCTACCTGCTGGGCCGCTACCGCCTCTCCCACGACAGCGGCGACGCCACGCACGTAACCGTGCCGCGCCTACTGCTGGCGGCGGGCGTCTTTGCGTTTATGCTGTACCTGATACCGGGTTTGTTTGGGGCGCCGCTTAATGGCCTATCGGCGCTGGTGCCGCCGGCCACGCGCCAGGATTTTGCCTGGCTGAATTCCGGCGGCGAGTCGGCGGCTCCGGCTACGGCCGCGGCCAACGCGCTGTGCAGTCCGCCCCAGTACGCCAGCCGCCTGGAGCTGCCCCACAACCTGCCGGGCTACTTCACCCTGCAAGAAGCCCTGGCCTGCGCCCGGGAGCAAAACAAGCCGGTGTTTGTGGACTTCACGGGCCACAACTGCGGCAACTGCCGGGTGATGGAAGCAACCGTGTGGAGCGACCCGCAGGTACTTCAGCGCCTGCGCAACGACTTCGTGGTGGTGGCCCTGTACGCCGACGACAAAACCGAGCTGCCCGCCAGCCAGTGGTACACCTCGGCCCGCGACCAGCGCCTCAAGAAAACCATCGGTGAGCAAAACCTGGACTTCCAGATCAGCCGCTTCAACATGAACGCCCAGCCCTACTACGTGCTGCTCGACCCCAGCAGCACCCCCGAGCAGCCCCGGCAGCTAACGCCGGCCGTGGCCTATGAGTCGGACATAACCAAATTCGTGCAGTTTCTGGACGCCGGCCTGGCCCGCCACCGCCAAGCCACGGCCCGGCGGTGAGGTGGTAAATAGTGAGGTGGTGAGTTGTCCTTGCTTCGGCTCCGGCTCGCAAGGACAACTCACCACCTCAGCACGTATCTTCGGCCTGCACACACGCCCATTCCTGCTGCCATGACGACCCTACCCTCCCGCTTCCGTGCCGCGCTGCTGTCCGCCCTGCTGCTGGCCGCGCCGGCTTCGCTGCAGGCTCAAGCCTCCACTCCGGCCGCAGCTACTACCGCCCCCGACCCGTCGCGCATAACGCTGGTGATTCATGGCGGCGCTGGCACCATCACTCGGGCTAACATGACGCCCGACAAGGAAAAAGCTTACAACGAAGCCCTCAACCAGGCTCTGGACGCCGGCTACGCTATTCTGAAGCGGGGCGGCACTTCCCTGGATGCCGTGGAGGCTGCCGTGCGCTTCATGGAAGACTCACCCCTGTTCAACGCCGGCAAGGGCGCGGTATTCACCCACGACGGCCGCAACGAGCTGGACGCCGCCATCATGGACGGCCGCACGCTGGCCGCCGGCTCGGTGGCGGGCGTGACGGTGGTGCGCAACCCCATTACGGCCGCCCGCGCCGTCATGGAAAAGTCGGAGCACGTGATGATGGTGGGGCCGGGGGCCGAGCAGTTTGCCCGCGAGAAAGGCCTGGAAATCGTGGAGCCCAAATACTTCTACACCGAAGCCCGCTACCAGCAGCTCCAGAAAGCCCTGGCCGAGGAGCGCCGCCCCGGCACCCCCGACCAGCTCAACGCGCCCTCACAGTCGCAAGTAGCCGCCCCAGCCAAAGCGCCCACCAAAACTAAGGTAAAAGTGAAGCCCGGCAAGCCCCAGGGCAGCGTGCCGCCGTCGTTGATTTTCACCGAAGGCAAGAAGTACGGCACCGTGGGCGCCGTGGCCCTCGACCAGTTCGGCAACCTGGCCGCCGCCACCAGCACCGGCGGCATGACCAACAAGCGCTACGGCCGCGTGGGCGACGCACCCATCATCGGCAGCGGCACCTACGCCGACAACCAGTCCTGCGCCGTGTCGTGCACGGGCTGGGGCGAGTACTTCATCCGGGCCACCGTAGCCCGCGACGTGGCCGCCCGCGTGGAGCTGCAGCAGCTGCCGGTGCAGCAGGCCGCCCAGGCCACCATCGACAAAGTAGCCAAGCTGGGCGGCGACGGCGGCCTGATTGCCGTGGACCGGCAAGGCAACATTGCCATGCCGTTCAACTCCGAAGGCATGTACCGGGCCTACATCCGGGCCACTGGCGAGCGGCAGGTGCAGATTTATAAGTGACCAGGCCGCGTAGGTAACAATAAGATAAACGCCCCGTGCTAGTTACACGGGGCGTTTTTTATGCTCGACGATATCTTTTCCGCTTAAAAAGCCCGTTCTTTGCACCCGCGTTTACCGGACCAAGCGGGCTCGGGCTGCGGGCCAGGCCAACCGTGTGAAAAGTAAAAGGCGGCACCCACCCAGATGCCGCCTCTTGGAAAAGAACGTACCCACCCAGATACGCCCTGTTCTTCCCTCCTCACATGGTCCACCCAATATCACGCGTGCTGTAGAAGAAGGATTCGAACCTTCACGAAGTAGTTAGCCGGCCGCCGGACCAGTTTTTCCCGAATCTTCACCCCCGAGAGAGGAGGGCATGTCTGCCAGTTTCATCATTCTACAAGGTGTAAAACAATCCCTCACCGTTCGTGTTGGATTATGACAAATGTAGTGAGTTGATTGTTATTATAAAATAATTTCAGACATTTGAGGTGAAATTTACAGTCTTTTTAACAAACACACGCTTTCATTGAAATATAGGTAATTAATCCTTGAAAAAATGGCTCGTAATTATGAACTTGACGACACCGACCGGAAGATTCTGGCGCTGTTGATTGAAGACGCGAAAATGCCCTACACGGAAATTGCACGGAAAGTGCACGTGTCGGGCGGTACGGTGCATGTGCGCATGGCCCGGTTGGAGGAGTTGGGAATTGTGCAGGGGGCTACGCTGAAAATAGACTATCAGAAGCTGGGCTATGGCGTGCGCGCCTTTCTCGGCATCTACCTGCAGAAAAGCTCGGTGTACGAAAGCGTAGTGGAGCAGCTGCGCCAGATTCCGGAGGTGGTCAGCATCGACTTCACCACCGGAGCCTACGGCATCTTCGCCCGCCTGATTTGCCGCGACACCAACCACCTTCGGGAAGTGCTGCACGAACAAATTCAGCTGATTGAGGGCATTGAGCGCACCGAGACGCTCATTTCCCTCGAAGAAGCCTTCAACCGGCCCATTCAGCTACAGGAAGCACCGGTGGAGCGCCACGGCTAAGCTCTTGAGCTATAGTTACGGCGTCATGCATAGCCGCCTCTCGTCCGCAAGCCGGAGGAGAGGCGGTTTTGTGCGTGAGCAATAACAGCCTTACGGCTGCGTTTTAGCATTATTTTTTTGATGCAGGTAGGCCCATCCTTGGTTATAGCGTTGTAACCAGATATATTTCGACCCCCGAGTTGGTAATTTCTCAAGGTCAGTCGTTTATGCGCTTTCGTTACCCTGCATTGCTCGCACTGGCTGCCGCCGTGCGCCTGGCCCCGGCCCAAAGCCTGCCCGCCGTCTACCTCAACGACCGGGACGGCGCCACCGTGCCCGACAGCGCCACGCACTACCGCATCATCGACCGTAAAAACGAGCTGCTCGGCACATATTCCATGCGCGAGTATGCCCTGGATGGCACCTTGCAGCTGCGCGGCATGCTGTCGTCTATTGACCCGCCGGTGCGCAATGGGCTGTTTACGTGGTACCACGCCGGCGGGGGCAAGGCCGGGCAGGCGCACTACCGCAACGATGAGGCCGACGGCCTGTACGTGGGCTGGTACGAAGACGGCCGCGTGAGCCAGCGTGGCGAGTACGCCGATGGGCAGCGGGTGGGCCGCTGGATAACCGTGCACCGCAACGGCCAGAAACGCTCGGAGGGCCGCTACAACGCCGGCCGGCCGGTGGGAGAGTGGCGCTATTACTACGATACCGGCCAGCTGAGTGCCATTGAAATGCCCGACCGGAAAGGCAAGCCGCTGGCCCTGGCCTTCTTCAACGAAGACGGGTCGCCGTACATGGGCAAGCTGCATACCCGCGTGCTGCCCGAGTTTCCGGGCGGGCAGGCCGCCCTGCTCAGCTACATAGCCCGTACCACCACATACCCCAAAAACTCCCGGCGCAAAGGCATTACGGGCGCGGTGCACGTGAGCTACATGGTGGGTGAAGACGGCCGCGTAAGCCAGGTGCGGGTAGTGCGGGGCCTCTCGCCCGATGCCGACCAGGAGGCTCGCCGGGTGGTAGCCAGCCTGCCGGCGTTTCAGCCGGGCCGCGAGTACAACGTGCCCACAGCCATGACCTTTACCATTCCCATCTATTTCGCGCCTAACTTCTCACTGGTGTCGGGTCTGCGCCCGGCGCAGGTGCCGCCCTCCGAAGCCCGCGCCGCCGCCCCCGACGACACGTGGTAAGTAAGCCAAACAGCCTGCCGCCAATACTGATGACGCTAGAAGGTAGGCATCCTTAACCAGCACAAAGCCCCGCTTCTCTAGAGAAGCGGGGCTTTGTGCTGGCTGAAAGCAGCAAAAACAGGGCTTAGGCCGTTACCTGGGCGTCTAGCTTTTGGGCTAATACGTGCTTGGGCACGGCGCCCACTTGCTTGTCTACAATCTGGCCATTCTTGAACACCAGCAGCGTAGGAATGCTCCGGATGCCGAACTTGGCCGAGGTCTGGGGGTTGGAGTCTACATCCACTTTGCCCACAATGGCCTTGCCTTCGTACTCGCCGGCCAGCTCTTCTACTACCGGGCCTACCATGCGGCACGGACCGCACCATTCGGCCCAGAAGTCCACGAGGACGGGTTTATCAGAGTTGATGATCTGGTCGAAGGTAGCATCGGTAATTTCGATGGCTTTATGTCCCATAACAGTAGGGGTTTTGTTGAAAGGTGTTGAGCTGTTTACGGTCAACCGGGCCGCAAGGTAGCAGATTGCGTTTCAACAAGCCGCGGGCCGGAAAGTTCACTTCGGCCAGCGTGGCAGTTCGCTGGCTCAACTGTGCGCTAACCCCGGTAGTGCCGGCCGCGCTCAAGCCGGGCCGCCGGGGCTGGGTGCTACGGCTTAGGAATGATACGCCCGGGCGTACTCCTGAGCCCGGTGCCGGAGCTTATAGAACACGTACAGGTTAAAGAAGTGCATGGCCCCCAGAATCAGAATGATAGTGCCCACTTTGATGCTGAGCGTTTCTACGGTTTGCTGGTAGCTGGTAATTGCCCCGGCGCTGCGCAGCGTGAGCGTGGCGTACCCCACGTTGATCAGGTAGAATCCCGTCAGCAGAAGCTTATTTACCGAGTCGGCCAACTGCTCGTTGCCGTGGAAGATGTCGATAAGGAACAAGCGGCCATTGGTGAAAAGAGTGCGGGCTACCCACACCGTGAGCAGAACCGTAACGGGCAGATACACGCCGTACACCAGAAGATGAAAGTTCATGGCTGTAAAGGTTAGAAGTGAGAGGTAAGAAATGAAAAGAATGAGCGCGGAGAAAGTCAGGAGAGGTGGCTCAGGCGAGCTGGGGCAACAGGTTGGCCAGGGCCAGGTCGCAGCTGGGATAGTGGAAGCGAAACCCGGCGGCGAGCAGCCGCTCAGGCACCACTTTGCGGCTTTTCAGGATCAGCTCGGTTTCGGTGCGTAGCAGCAGGGCGCCCACCTCCAGCAGCCACCGGGGCTGCGGCAGGTGCCAGCGCGGCCGGAGGTGCTGGTCGAGCAGGCCGTTGAAGTCCGCATTGGGCAGCGGCTGGGGCGCGCACACGTTGAAGACGCCATCCAGCTGGGGCTGGCCCAGCAGAAACTCCACGGCGCGGCAAAAGTCGACGACGTGCACCCAGCTAATCCACTGCTGCCCGCTGCCCTGCGGAGTGCTCAGGCCCAGCCGCGCCAGCCGGGCCATTACTGGCAGGGCGCCACCATCAGCGCCTAGCACAATGGCCGTGCGCAGCACTAAGCGGCGGGTATGGGGCGCGTGGGCTAGCCAAAACTCGGCTTCCCACTGCTGCGCTACCTGCTCCGAAAAGCTCTGGCCCGTCAGACCGGTGGCTTCGGTATTGGCCGGCTGCGAGCCGGTGGTGTGCTGGTAGATGGTGGCCGTCTAGGAGTTTAGCCACACGGCGGGCGGACGGTGGCAGCGGGCAATGGCCTCACCCAACACCCGCGTGCTTTCCGTGCGGCTGTGCAAAATAGCCCGCTTGTTGGCAGCGTGGTAGCGGCAATCCACCGAGCGGCCAGCTAAGTTGAGTACCACGGCGGCTCCCTCCAGCTCTGCCGCCCAGGGGCCGAGCGTCCGCCCATCCCACTGCACCATTCCGGTGGCAGAATCACCGGGTTGCCGGCTCAGGGTCACCACCCGAAATCCCCGATAAGCGAAGTAACGAGCTACATTCCGGCCTAGAAAACCAGTACCTCCGGCGAGTATCATGGTGGGCTTCTGCATACGCACTAAGTGGTTAGATGAGAAAAACTGTGGCCTCCAGCAGCAGACTGATAAAAAGACAGGTTATGTGATATTTAATACTTTCAATAAATATTGAAACATGCTGGTAAAAAAAGAGGCTTATGGGCTAGAGCGCATCAGCTTCATGAATGTGCTGACAAACCAGTTTTCGTCGGCTTTGATAAGGGT
This region of Hymenobacter sp. YIM 151500-1 genomic DNA includes:
- a CDS encoding DUF1731 domain-containing protein, which gives rise to MLRTAIVLGADGGALPVMARLARLGLSTPQGSGQQWISWVHVVDFCRAVEFLLGQPQLDGVFNVCAPQPLPNADFNGLLDQHLRPRWHLPQPRWLLEVGALLLRTETELILKSRKVVPERLLAAGFRFHYPSCDLALANLLPQLA
- a CDS encoding NAD-dependent epimerase/dehydratase family protein, translating into MQKPTMILAGGTGFLGRNVARYFAYRGFRVVTLSRQPGDSATGMVQWDGRTLGPWAAELEGAAVVLNLAGRSVDCRYHAANKRAILHSRTESTRVLGEAIARCHRPPAVWLNS